The DNA window AATGGCGTCGACAGTTGGATGCTTACTATCCCAACCGACAAAATCACTTTTCACCAGGACGCATCCGCACCGGCATCGATGACGGTCATACTGACAAACGCGATGTATGGCCCGCAAGCCCGGTGGGACGACCCGATGAGTGACTGCCATTGGGGCATCTCTAACTTGGCGATTGGGTGCGTAAAGTGGCCACTCAATCCGGAGCCACAGCTCAAGCCCGAGATCAAAAAGCTTGGTCTGCCGCCAGTCATTGCTGGTAATATCTACCACGTCGACATTACGCTGCCGCCCGACCTGTACAACCAGGTTGCTGGTATCCGTAGCTAGTGTTCGCACAGCCCCCGAGACCCGGGCTTTACAATAGGGTCTCTTCTTATTTGTTCGACAGATTGATATAATGGGATGCGACATCACGAATAGTGTGCTGATGGGCTGGTGGCGGAATTGGTAGACGCGCTAGACTCAAAATCTGGTGAGAATTATCTCGTGCGGGTTCAAGTCCCGCCCGGCCCACCAGCAAACTATTCGTACAGCACACCACCTGTTACCGCATAGGCTTTATCAGACGACTGCTGTATACTAGACAGCAGATACAATACTATGCGCCCAGATGATAACCGACCAACAACGCCAATAGTGGTACCGCCGCGTCAGTCGACCAACGGTACTGTTGATGAGCGCGGAGCGAATGAAGCCGCGGCCAATATCGTGCGCGGACAGATCGACGCGCTGTACGGCGGTGATATCACCCACAATAAGCAGCCTGGCGAAAATCTCCAGCTCGAAAACCAAGATATCGGCGTCACCAGCACCTACCAGCGTACTCACGATGAGGGGCAGCACGAAATTCAGGTGAGCGCTTGGCAAAAGTACCATTCTGCGTGGCAAAGCTACTATCAGCAGTATTATGAGCGATACTACGTTGGGCAAGTGCACGAGGCTAAGCAGTCACTTGAAGCAGGAGCCAAACAGCGCAGCGAATCAATCAGTACCGACGAAGCCATGGATGACCTGCGTTCAAAACTGCGCCAAAAGCTATCGTCACGGGCCGCTACGGTACGCAAAAGTCGACATTTTATCCCCACACTTGCGGCAATTGTTGTCATGTTAGTGTTTTTATTCTTGCAGTACAACCGCGTGCTCTTTGCCAGTGTCGAGGCTTATGTCACACCCGGTAACATGGATCCATCAACACTCATTGTTGATCCGAGCACTAGAGTTGCCGTAGGGGTAGATCCGCGACTCATTGTGCCGAAGATTAATGTCAATGTGCCGATTGTTTGGGACGCAATCGCAAGTGATCAGAACTCACTCAATAACGCCATGAACAAAGGTGTCGCTTGGTTCAATATGCAGGGCGCAAGCGCCAGACCGGGCCAGGTTGGCAACTTCGTCGTATCGGGCCACAGCAGTAACGATTGGCTCGATAATGGCGATTACAAATTTATTTTTGCCCGTCTCGAACAGATCGGAGAAGGTGACGTAATTTACGTAAACTACAACAGTACTCGCTACACCTACACCGTCACCCACACCAAAGTTGTGAAGCCAACCGATGTTGCAGCCCTTGTCGAACCGACAACAAAGCCGCTCATCACACTTATTACCTGTGTGCCGCTCGGCACAGCCAACAACCGCCTACTGGTCTTTGGTGAACAAGTCAGCCCTGACCCTTCCACTGCCGCTACCTCTACGCCGCCCTCTACCGCTACCAGTACCGCCACTAAAATGCCGTCCAATTCGCCAACATTCCTACAGCGCATCTTCGGCATTGGCAACTAGTTCGTCATCGTACTGCGAACAATGTCTATACCCGCCGGTGTTGAAATAGTGGAGTAAAGATATTTATAATTTTCAGACAACCCGACAGCAGCATCACTTGCACCACTCACTATCATTTGGCCATTTGTACCGTCAAAATCATAGTATGTGGCCGTACCACCAGCGACGGCCGCCCAGTGATAGCCATCGATCCAGCCAACAGCCCGCGAGGGGGCAGTAGCGAGTGTGAGGCGTGAAGACTGCATGAGTTCGAGGTCGTAGCCGGCTATATGCTCACCAGACTGCACCATAACAAAGCGATTATCACCCGGAGAATAGCGTAGTGTCGTAGCACCTGGGGCAACTGTGAATGTAGCAACGACTTTCTGATTAAGTGCGCCCGATGAATCAGTATCGGGCAGGTCTCCCTTCGAAATTGTCACGGTAGTGCCGCTAAGTGTCGTAATATAACGTTCACCAAAATAGGTGCTAGCAAGCACCTTATAGACATCACCGCCTGATGTCGATCCCAAACTCCGCGCCTTGGTGGCGCCATCTGATACATAGCCTATCGTACGTACCCCCGTCGTGTCCGGAAGCGTCGTATATGTGACACCGGTTTGGTTCGTCTGAGAAAATTCAGCGATATTGCCAACAATAGGAGCGGATAGTGTGCTGCTGGCAAGCCCTAGGCGCCGTAGTTCACGAGCGGCTGTCACCACATACACCGTACCCGGGTCACCAAACCGGTAGTCAACGGCAGCGATATCTGCCCCTGCACTTTGATTAATGTTATACATCGCATTCCCTCCACGAATATCGATCGACAGATATTCGGACTTATCCAGATAGGTATGCTGTACGATTGCGGACCGCGCCTCTTTGTCGAGGCCAACCAGGCTAAATGTTTGGGTAGTCGCATCTTCAGTTGCGGTATAAAGGCTAGTTGGTATCTGCACCTTTGTCAGTGAAGGTACATCGCTGTTGAGGGAAATAACGTAGAGTAAGGGGTTCGAAGGCTCTGCAACCACCACCATCGATTTGCGATCATAGGAAACCATACTGCTTGAAATTGTCGGTAGAGTTGCTACTGTGGTGACTGTGGGTTTCGTAGGTTTTAGCAGTGCATAGTTGAGCCACAACACCCCTCCAGCCTGTACAAAAACGTCTTTTTGCCACGAGGTATAGCCTTCTTTGGCGATAGTAATGGTATGCTGTCCACTCATCGCCGTTATCTTGCTCGCTGTTTTGTTAGCAAGTCGAATTCCGTCAATTGTCACCACCGCACCGCTAGGTCGAGAATCAAATTGCACTAGTCCACCTTGTTCTACCTTACCGTCATAGCGGTTAAACCGATAACCAAGCATCACGAGTGCCAAAATACCGACCACTGTAATGACACTGAGTGCCATAAGCGTGTAGACAAAGATAAGTTGCGCCCGCTTTTGGCGTTTGCTTTTACGTCGATTCATACGTACAGCTATTATAGCCCAGGTGACTCAACAAATGAACCCTTGCCAAACAAGCATGACGCCCCTATACTAATAGGTAAGCACGAGCGGGGTAGCTCGGGAAGAAATAATAGGAAAGTTATGAGCCAACAGACAGTTACGGTCAATGGGACGGTGTATGACAAGAAAACCGGCCTACCAGTCCGCATGGAGCGAGAAGCGCACAGTGTAAAGACGCAGCAAGCCTCGTCAGTGCATGTGTCGCTGCAAAAATCTCGCACGCTCAATCGCAAATATGTTGTCAGCAGCAAGCCGGTGATTTCACATGGTTCTCCGTCACCAGCAGTTATTCATCACAAGCCCGCTCCCACGCCACTTGTTAGTCGGAGCGAGTCGATTTCGCGCTTTGCCAGGCAATACAATAGTCAGCACCGTACGGTCAAACAAAACACTGTTTCTGATTTTGCTCCCCGCCAGCACCCAGTAGTACGTCGCGCTGAAAATCGCATAGTAAAGCCAGACATCGCTCAAGCGCTCAAGCCCTCGCAGATTATCAAACAAGAAGCCATCGCCGCAGCGATGGCCAAAACACCAGTCAAGCGCGGCGACAAACAACACAAAGCTACTGGTGAAAATCGTTTTGCAAAAGCCTTCAGTATTGCATCGGCATCACTTGCTCTACTACTCCTTGGCGGGTACTTTACGTACCTCAATATGCCTCAGCTCTCCACCCGCGTGGCTGCCGCGCAGGCCGGTATTAATGCCAGCTACCCGGCCTATAAGCCATCGGGCTACAGCCTATCCGGCCCCGTAGCCTACGGTCAAGGTAACGTAACAATGAAATTTGCTGCCAATTCTAGCCCTATTGCCTATACGCTCACTCAGGCAAGATCTGAGTGGGACTCCTCGGCTGTACTAGACAATTACGTCACCCCAGCGGCAGGGACGCGCTACACTACAACCAGCGCCAATGGCTTAACTATTTATACGTACGGTACTAGTGCGGCCTGGGTAAATGGTGGGATTTTATATACCATCAGCGGCAACGCCCCCTTGAGCCCTGAGCAGGTGCAGCATATTGCAACCAGTCTATAGGGGTAAGAAGCATATGAAACACAGCAAGCAACAAGTCAGCGCCGTCCATTACGCGATATTTATCACACTCATGACCGTGCTATTTTTCTCGACAGCGTTTTTTATATTTGCAATGAGCACTTATCCTCCATCCGCTCCTGGCCCACAAACATTCTGGGGTAACCCTATCGTTGTTGCTATTTGTACTTTACTCGCTTTTCCTTTTATTATGATGATGCTTTTGCCTTTATATGAATCAATTTTTTATCACAGATACACCGGGCAAAGTAGGGGGCAAGACTGGTTATACTCCGCGCTATTCATAAGTTTTATTGTTGATATTGTGTTCGTTTTCTCATACAACACTAGTAGCAGCTTGTTGCAGTCGATGATCGGGCTAGTGATCTTGCAGGCCATCACGCCGCTCGCAATAGCCTTCAGTCGCATGGACTAGTGGGACCGGGGGAACACAATCGGGGTAACTGGGCGTCACTAGCAACGGTATCCAGGATCGGCCGGCCAGCGCCGGGCCATCTGACGCCTGAGCGCACACTCTACTCCCACCCCATACCAGGGGTGGGCTATTCAATAGTATTGACTTTTATTATAATATGTGCTATAATGAAATTCAGGAATAATTCCCACTACTGAAAAGAAAAGGGGATAGCACATGAAGGGTGGCCTTTACGACGGGCTGCGGATGGACGATGATGTCCTCCCGTCCTACGACTGGGATGACATTTTGGGTTGCGCCCACCCCACTTCGTGGGACGAGCTCGAGCGATTCGAGCGGGAGGACCGAGAATGGGAAGAGAGTGATGCGTGGGATGAGCTCAACGAGCGCTCCCGCAACCTGGACCCGTACAGCACCTACTTCGAGGTGATGGCCAGGTTGGACCCCGTCGGCGACGACGAAGACCCAGTGCGGGAGTACGAGCTGTACTGCCAGCTGTCCGAGCAGGCCAGCCCTGCGGTCAACCCGCAGGTCGTCGCTGCCTGGCAGCGCCACCTGCGCCGCGGCCGCGCTCGCACTTCGCCCTACGCGCACGCCGCGTGGGTTGCCACCATGAGTGTCTAGTGTGGCACTACCACACCCCGTCTTGCACCACCGCCAAGTGTGGTCGCGAGACGGGGTGTTCTCTGTTATAATACCTATCATGATAGTTCGTACTCGTTTTGCCCCCAGCCCTACCGGTTTTCTCCATGTCGGTGGGATTCGTACCGCCTTGTTTGCATTCCTGGTGGCCAGACAAGCCGGAGGCACGTTCGTTCTTCGCTTTGAAGATACCGACAAAAAACGCGAGGTACCGGGCAGCGCCGAACACTTAATCTCTAGCCTCAAAGCCATCGGCATCGAATACGACGAAGGACCAGACATTGGCGGGCCGTTCGCACCATACGTGCAGAGTCAGCGACTCGACCATTATAAGCAGTGGGCGCAAAAGCTTATTGATGCCGGGCGGGCGTATGCCGACCCGTACACTCCAGAGCAAATCCAACGGTTTCGCGAGGAAGCACAAGCGAACAAACGGGCATTTTTGTATCGTAACTATCGCCCCGAAAACCCACCTATTTGGGACGGAACTCGTCCGCTCCGTTTTAAATCGGAACCAAAAAGCTACCAGTACCACGACGAGGTAATGGGGGATATATCGACCAGTCCCGAAGTTGTCGACGATATTATTCTCATAAAGTCAGATGGCTATCCTACCTATAATTTCGCTCATATCATCGACGATGCAGAGATGGAAATTACCCACGTCATCCGCGGCCAGGAATTTATTTCCAGCATGCCTAACTACCTTGCGCTTTACGAAGCGCTTGGGCTGAGCCGCCCGCTATTTGCACATATGCCGCACATTATGAATGAGCAGGGGAACAAAAAGCTCGGCAAACGTGACGGCGCAAAAGACGTGCTCGACTATATCCGCGACGGCTATTTGCCCGAAACGATGATGAGTTTTATTGCCACTATGGGCTGGAACGATGGTACGGAGCAAGAAGTTTTTACAAAGCAGGAGCTTGTCGACAAATTTAGCCTCGAACGCGTCCAGCGCAGTGGTGCTCGTTTTGATGAAAAACGGCTGTTGTGGATGAACGGGCATTTTATCCGCGAACTTTCCCTCGACGAGCTGTATGACCGAATTGAATTTTTCTGGAGCGAGAGTGCCAAAAAGGCCCCCGAAAGCTACAAAAAACAAGTACTTGCACTTGCTCACGAACGGCTCAAAACGTTGAAAGATTTGCCAGCACTGACGAGCTACTTTTTCGAAGAGCCCACCCGCGACGACACGCTCATTACTGGCAATAAACAGCTCAAAAATCTCTCACAAACTGATATTAATCATCTGTTAGAAACAGTCAAATCCGAATTTGAGAAGATTGACGACTGGAACGGCGAAACAATTCAGCAGACGCTCAATCACTTGCTCGAACTTACCGGTCAAAAACCCGGCGTGCTGTTCAGCCTCATTCGCATTGTTACCACGTGGGCGCCCTTTAGCCCACAGTTAAACGACACCCTAGCACTGCTTGGCAAACAAACAACGCTTGCCCGCCTGAGTAAATAGCCCTACAAATTGAAGTGGTCACATCCCTCTGATATACTAATCATAAGCATGAAACCACGGCCTCCTCATCAGCTGTTTCCGCGCCTCCACGAGTGGATCCACACGCACCGCACGCGCACCTACGCCTTTGTAGGGCTGGGCCTTGTAGTATCGGCGGCTCTGGTCGCTGCCACGGTCTACTACCAATCACCGGTCGCAACAGTCGACACGACACCTATTAAAGTAGCGAATAAGCCCAAGCCTGCGCCTGTGTACTATTCGCCGCTAACCGGCCTAAAAGTCGATAGCGAAGCAGCTACCAAACAACTAGTCACTGCCATTATGATCGAAAACAGCCCTGACGCTCGGCCGCAAAGCGGGCTCAAAGACGCCGGCATTGTGTATGAGGCTATCGCCGAAGGCGGCATCACTCGCTTTTTGACACTCCACCAAGAAGATAAACCACAGCTGATTGGCCCGGTGCGCAGCCTGCGCATGTATTACCTCGACTGGGCGGCTCCGTATAATGCCAGTATTGCCCATATTGGCGGTAGCGCAGCCGCACTTGGCGAGGTACGTAATGGTAATTACCGAGATATAGACCAGTTTTTTAACGCCGCTTACTACTGGCGAGCCAGCGATCGCTATGCCCCACACAACGTCTACACCAGCTTCGAAAAGCTCGATGCTCTCAACGCCAAGAAGGGTTACACTAGTTCGTCATTCACCGGTTTTAGTCGTACCGATGGCAAAGCCAGCACCGTACCAAATGCGACATCGATCGACATGAACTTTAGCAGCACATGGTACAACACGCACTACGACTACGACCCGGCGACCAACACCTACCTGCGCAGTATTGGCGGTGCACCAAGTGAAGATAGGGAAAAGGGTAGACTAACACCAAGTGTCGTCGTGGCACTGAAAGTTGACATGCACACCATACTCGAAGATGGCTACCGGCAATCGATTCAAACGACCGGCACCGGCACGGCTTATGTATTTCAAAATGGCACAGTCACCGAATGCACCTGGCGCAAGAACGACCGCATGTCACCGCTCGAGCTACTCGATGCGTCCGGAAAAACAATCTTACTTAACAGGGGCCAAACCTGGGTTGGTGCCATCCCAAATAGTGGTGGGAGCGTATCATGGACGTAGTGCCAACCCCACCACCACTACCAACACCAGCCCAAGCCCCGACAAAGCCTATACTGCTACGCGACTATTGGCCGCGGTTTAACCGAACAGCTATGCTCATAACGGTTGTCATGCAGCTAGCAGTGGCAGTAGTGGTCGGCATGTCGCTCCTCACCGCCGGCCTCCACACCAACGATGCAGGGTTTTGGATTATTATCCTAGCGACTTTTCTGACGGCAACTGGCCTCAATATTCTCCTCGTCCACGAGCTGCTGCGCCCACATCATGACCTCGTGAATGCAATTACCAGCGCTGCCGGTGAAGAACCTAACGGACCGCTCGCAACACCAAACTCGGTCAGCTACCAACGCAACGGCTTCAAGCCAGTTCTCCAGTTTGTTTACGAACTAGTTGCCGACAAAAATAAGCCATCCGCTACCTCAACACAAAATACCGACGATCTGCAACGACTATCGGCTGCGCTCGAACATACCAAGGCAGGACTTGTCATCCTCGATGCCGATGGACACGTGCAATATGCTAACAAGCGTGCACCTATCGCTAAGGATGTAAACAACGTTCCTCAACTCGAATTATTATTCGAAAAAGAAGGTGAGTTTGCCGCATGGCTGGCGAAGTGTCGCGAAACTGCCGTACACGACGAAAAAACCTGGCTTAGAGTACCAAATAGAATTGTTGGCGACGAAGATCGACGGATTTTTGATGTCGCCGCCAGCTACGAAAAGGGCAGTGCGGCTGAAGTAGTACTGGTGCTGTTCGACAATACCGGCACCTACAAACCCGAAGACGACGAGCTGGACTTTATATCATTTGCCGCACACGAACTGCGTGGACCAATTACTGTCATTCGCGGCTACCTAGACGTGCTTGATATCGAGCTTGAGCAGGTGTTAGCCCCCGACCAGAAGGAGCTAATGAAGCGATTGATTGTCAGTGCCAATCGCCTGAGCGGCTACATAAACAATATTCTCAACACTAGCAAATACGATCGTCGACACTTGCAAATTCACCTCGCCGAAGAACGACTCGGCGATATTTACGATACGATTCGCGACGATATGGCACTCCGCGCCAGCTCACAAAACCGCCTACTCAGTGTCACCATTCCGTCCGATTTGCCGACAATCGCCGCTGATCGTTCGAGCCTGAGCGAAGTTATCAGCAACCTCATCGACAACGCGCTAAAGTATAGCAATGAAGGCGGTGCCGTCGCGGTATCGGCACGACTCAAAGACCCAGCAACGGTAGAAGTGAGCATACAAGACAACGGCATCGGCATGCCGAGCAACGTGGTCGGAAACTTGTTTCATAAGTTTTATCGAAGCCATCGTTCTAGGGAAACAGTCGCTGGCACCGGCATAGGACTCTACATTTGCAAAGCAATTGTCGAAAGTCACGGAGGCACGATAGGGGTGAGCAGTATCGAGGGCCAAGGATCAACCTTTAGCTTCACCGTTCCCACCTATGCATCTGTCGCCGACAAATTACAGGCGAATGACCATACCAACGCCGGACTCATTAAAAGCAGTGACGGCTGGATTAAAAACCATTCGCGGTTTAGCAGCTAGCGGAATGGTACAATAAAGCTATGGCTCTTTCTACTGTACTTGTCATCGAGGACGACCGCTTTATTGGCGAAATGTACGTCCGCAGCTTGCAACATGCAGGCTATACCGTGGACTGGGTGGTTGACGGCAATGACGGCTTGGTCGCCGCTACCGGCAAGCACTACGACGTGATTCTGCTCGATATTATGCTCCCAGAAAAGCGCGGCACCGACATATTACGCTCGCTTCGGGGTGGTGGCGTCGACAAAATCCCGGGCACGCGGGTCATCGTGCTGACCAACTTCGATCAAGACACCGAAAGCCGCATGGCGATGCAGCATGATGTCGATGCTTACCTTATAAAAGCAGAGATTACACCTCGGCGGTTACTCGAAGTGATAAGCAAGCTCGACTCTGTTGCCACCAACACGCCGCCATCATCATAGTAACTAGACTTTGGCCCCTGTTTTTGGTAGCATAGTACAGTACTGTTGGTACACGTACTCGTGGTCGTATCTGCTCACAGCTATGACCACTCGACTCGGAATGACAAATGAGCTACACGCATTCGTCCTTCACTCATCTTC is part of the Candidatus Saccharibacteria bacterium genome and encodes:
- a CDS encoding sortase, coding for MRPDDNRPTTPIVVPPRQSTNGTVDERGANEAAANIVRGQIDALYGGDITHNKQPGENLQLENQDIGVTSTYQRTHDEGQHEIQVSAWQKYHSAWQSYYQQYYERYYVGQVHEAKQSLEAGAKQRSESISTDEAMDDLRSKLRQKLSSRAATVRKSRHFIPTLAAIVVMLVFLFLQYNRVLFASVEAYVTPGNMDPSTLIVDPSTRVAVGVDPRLIVPKINVNVPIVWDAIASDQNSLNNAMNKGVAWFNMQGASARPGQVGNFVVSGHSSNDWLDNGDYKFIFARLEQIGEGDVIYVNYNSTRYTYTVTHTKVVKPTDVAALVEPTTKPLITLITCVPLGTANNRLLVFGEQVSPDPSTAATSTPPSTATSTATKMPSNSPTFLQRIFGIGN
- a CDS encoding PEGA domain-containing protein; translated protein: MNRRKSKRQKRAQLIFVYTLMALSVITVVGILALVMLGYRFNRYDGKVEQGGLVQFDSRPSGAVVTIDGIRLANKTASKITAMSGQHTITIAKEGYTSWQKDVFVQAGGVLWLNYALLKPTKPTVTTVATLPTISSSMVSYDRKSMVVVAEPSNPLLYVISLNSDVPSLTKVQIPTSLYTATEDATTQTFSLVGLDKEARSAIVQHTYLDKSEYLSIDIRGGNAMYNINQSAGADIAAVDYRFGDPGTVYVVTAARELRRLGLASSTLSAPIVGNIAEFSQTNQTGVTYTTLPDTTGVRTIGYVSDGATKARSLGSTSGGDVYKVLASTYFGERYITTLSGTTVTISKGDLPDTDSSGALNQKVVATFTVAPGATTLRYSPGDNRFVMVQSGEHIAGYDLELMQSSRLTLATAPSRAVGWIDGYHWAAVAGGTATYYDFDGTNGQMIVSGASDAAVGLSENYKYLYSTISTPAGIDIVRSTMTN
- a CDS encoding glutamate--tRNA ligase, which encodes MIVRTRFAPSPTGFLHVGGIRTALFAFLVARQAGGTFVLRFEDTDKKREVPGSAEHLISSLKAIGIEYDEGPDIGGPFAPYVQSQRLDHYKQWAQKLIDAGRAYADPYTPEQIQRFREEAQANKRAFLYRNYRPENPPIWDGTRPLRFKSEPKSYQYHDEVMGDISTSPEVVDDIILIKSDGYPTYNFAHIIDDAEMEITHVIRGQEFISSMPNYLALYEALGLSRPLFAHMPHIMNEQGNKKLGKRDGAKDVLDYIRDGYLPETMMSFIATMGWNDGTEQEVFTKQELVDKFSLERVQRSGARFDEKRLLWMNGHFIRELSLDELYDRIEFFWSESAKKAPESYKKQVLALAHERLKTLKDLPALTSYFFEEPTRDDTLITGNKQLKNLSQTDINHLLETVKSEFEKIDDWNGETIQQTLNHLLELTGQKPGVLFSLIRIVTTWAPFSPQLNDTLALLGKQTTLARLSK
- a CDS encoding DUF3048 domain-containing protein; amino-acid sequence: MKPRPPHQLFPRLHEWIHTHRTRTYAFVGLGLVVSAALVAATVYYQSPVATVDTTPIKVANKPKPAPVYYSPLTGLKVDSEAATKQLVTAIMIENSPDARPQSGLKDAGIVYEAIAEGGITRFLTLHQEDKPQLIGPVRSLRMYYLDWAAPYNASIAHIGGSAAALGEVRNGNYRDIDQFFNAAYYWRASDRYAPHNVYTSFEKLDALNAKKGYTSSSFTGFSRTDGKASTVPNATSIDMNFSSTWYNTHYDYDPATNTYLRSIGGAPSEDREKGRLTPSVVVALKVDMHTILEDGYRQSIQTTGTGTAYVFQNGTVTECTWRKNDRMSPLELLDASGKTILLNRGQTWVGAIPNSGGSVSWT
- a CDS encoding PAS domain-containing sensor histidine kinase, whose translation is MDVVPTPPPLPTPAQAPTKPILLRDYWPRFNRTAMLITVVMQLAVAVVVGMSLLTAGLHTNDAGFWIIILATFLTATGLNILLVHELLRPHHDLVNAITSAAGEEPNGPLATPNSVSYQRNGFKPVLQFVYELVADKNKPSATSTQNTDDLQRLSAALEHTKAGLVILDADGHVQYANKRAPIAKDVNNVPQLELLFEKEGEFAAWLAKCRETAVHDEKTWLRVPNRIVGDEDRRIFDVAASYEKGSAAEVVLVLFDNTGTYKPEDDELDFISFAAHELRGPITVIRGYLDVLDIELEQVLAPDQKELMKRLIVSANRLSGYINNILNTSKYDRRHLQIHLAEERLGDIYDTIRDDMALRASSQNRLLSVTIPSDLPTIAADRSSLSEVISNLIDNALKYSNEGGAVAVSARLKDPATVEVSIQDNGIGMPSNVVGNLFHKFYRSHRSRETVAGTGIGLYICKAIVESHGGTIGVSSIEGQGSTFSFTVPTYASVADKLQANDHTNAGLIKSSDGWIKNHSRFSS
- a CDS encoding response regulator, translated to MALSTVLVIEDDRFIGEMYVRSLQHAGYTVDWVVDGNDGLVAATGKHYDVILLDIMLPEKRGTDILRSLRGGGVDKIPGTRVIVLTNFDQDTESRMAMQHDVDAYLIKAEITPRRLLEVISKLDSVATNTPPSS